AACTATTGGGTCTTTTTTTGAGTTCCAACTGCTGGATATTGTCAGGGATAACCTTGGAGATTATATCATAGCAATGCTGAAGCAATATGCTCTCACTATTGTTTTCCTAATACTTTCAATTATACTCGTAGGAATACCAGCTATGCTCTTTACAAGCTCGATATTCATTGCAAACCTCTACGGAAGGCTTGTTGAACAGAGGCATAACCTCGCCTTAAAAACTCGATCGGATGATCCTGTTACAGTATAACCAGGATGGATTCTATTGGCAGACCAGATTTTTTCCTGGCTGCCGAGTATTTTTCATTCTATAAAAGGAGCTGAAAACTACAAAAGCTGAAGTAAATAAGGAAACTGAAGGATCGGCAGAAGCTTTGCAGGTGTCTGTCAGTATCTCAACTTCGGGGAAATGCTTACTTTTTTGAGAGACACTTAGAGAAAATTATTTGAAGTATTACGAAGAGAGTACAATTTTTGAGGACGTTTATGGGAAGAAATTTGCTCTATCTTACACTACTATTATTTGTTTTTTTATTTGCTTCTGTTTCAGTTGCTTCTGCGGCCGATATAGTTCTTGACACCGAACATCACCACCTTGGGGATAATTTTAAAGAAGAATTGAACCCTGGTGACCCGGAAGGGCTGGTTTACACAGCTACTTTTACCCTGGACCCTTCAGTGGATATAGAAAGTGCAGAACTTACAATGACAGGAAAAAGCATTGTTCCGGGGCCGACAAAAGAATTTCTGGATAAGGTATATCTCAATGAAATAGAAATCGGAACCCTTAACGACTATGTTCCGGCAGAAACCCCGGATTCTACCTCGGTGAGCATTAAAATTCCGGTTCATCATTCTCTTTTCGATTCGGGAACCAACATCATAAAAATTAGCGCCGGGAGTAACGCTAACCGCAGTAATTATGATGACTTTGAGTTCTATAATCTTTCACTTCATTTAAGTGAAGTCGAACCTGTAACTCTGGCTCCGCCTTTAGAAGTCGCCTGGACCTATAAATTTCCGTGGAGATTAATACACGGGGCACCGGAATTCGAAATTCTTGCTGCGGATGGGGTTCTCTACATTTGCCAGGGTTATTCTGAAACCAGTGTTACAGCGATTAATGCGGAAACAGGTGAGTTACTCTGGGATAAGAATCTTACAGAGCAGGGTCACCTCGGGTATAAGGATGGGGTTTTAATTGTTTTAAGCTATCCAACTGTTGATGCACTGAATGCAAAGAACGGTGAACTTTTATGGAGTAGAGGCTATCAGGGTGGTTGGCCGGATATTCCCCTTATTTTTGGGGATACTTTGTTTGTGAGCGAGTATGGTAGCAGGTATGTGACTGCCATTGATATTGGGAGTAGCGCCCTGAAATGGGATTATGAAATTAATTTAACAGGCTCTAGAAATACTGGTAGTTATTATTTATCAGGTCTCCAGACAAACGGAAATGTTCTCGCACTCCGATATAATATATATGATATTCCTTACGAACACGGTTTAATCGCACTCGATATAGATACAGGAAAAGAGGTCTGGAGATATACGGATTTAAGAGAACACTCCCCTGATCCTCTCTTCTACAAAGATTTGATCTATATTGGAGGCGAAGAAATTGTTGCGTTATCTGCTAAATCGGGTGAGGAAGTTTGGAAAACAGATACTAACGGATAGGTAATAAGTACTGAAATAAAGGATGGTAAATTAGTTGTTAAGGAGGAATTATCTAACTATTCCCGCAGGTCTGTAGTTTTAGATGTGAATACAGGAGAAATTTTGGAAGAGTTCCCCAGTTCGGAACGATATTTCTCGTCGTCCGCGGTTACTGATGAATATGTATATTCCACATCCGGGTGCAAGATAAGGGTTTTCGACCCCGTCACAGGGGAACCTGTATGGAGCAGCAGCAGGATAAAAGGTGCTGCACTATCAGAACCAACACTTTACAAAGATAAATTATATCTGGTCTCAAGTGACGGAGTATTATATGCCTTTGAGCAGGGGGAAGGAGGATTATTCTTTACCAGAGGCCTCGAGGATTCTGCTATCCTTTACTTGCCCCCAGTTGCTACTGCTGGAATGCTTTTTCTGCTGCCCTTCCTTCTCAGAAAAAATGAAAACAAAACCCTTGTTCTTGGTTACTGGTTGATAGCTCTTGTGGGAGTTCTTTTGCTTTCATTTATAGCTATACAGCCATATTTCATTGCATGGGATATATTCGGAATGCTGACTTTTCTGGTCTTATGTGCCCTGGGTGTGATATTGCTGTTTGGCATTATATTTCTTGTCTTTGGGCTCCTAAAAAGGAGGAAATAATGGAGAGCAGAAAAAAATCTTCCACTTCTGGAAATAAACTAATTTAACTCCCAGGAAAACTGCTTGCCTTTCGCGTATACGAATCCGGATGCCGGGAAGTAAGAAGCTTCACGGGTTAAAAAGAGCAGGTAGATAGCTGGATTAACCAGCTTCTTCTTTTATTTAACCTTCTTTTGAGTTATCAGCCTCTCAGCTCATCTGCAGCGGGTCTACCTTCATATATTCCCTGAGTACAGTTGTTGCATAACTTCCTTTTGGCAGCATGAATTCAAGCACAGCTTTTGATTTTCCGGGGTTAAGTTCATCTTCGTTAACCTCAAACTTCGGTTCAACCTGAAGGAGGATTTCCCTCCTGGCACCTTTTGAACTCATTTCCGGAATTTCTTCAATATTGAAACCCTGCAGAGGAACTTTTAATTCTTCAAGAACCACCTGCTCGATTTCTCCCGGAACGCCTGAAGCAAACTCCGTATCATAGCCCGGAAGGGGAGCGGTTATGAATGCCCTTTTTCTTTTAATCAGGTTGTTCATGGCATTTACAGTCTCAGCGGTAACTTTTTCAGTTTTTGATGAATCAGGCAGCCCGAGCTCATTCTTAAAACAGACAATATCGCCTTCCACAGCCTGATTTAAGGGAAGACCTTTTTCAATTCTTCTGCACAGGATGGTATTATAAATATACGACTGGTAACCATGCACGAATATTCTGTACAGGTTTTTCGGGAGCACCAGAAAAGCGCCTGCGAAGTCATCAGGGTTAGCTATCAGATGGTTCATCATTGCCCTTTCGTGCCCAAGACGTAAAGGATAGATTTTTAGCCCCTCCTTAAAATTACGGGTTTCCTTTACGAACTGACGAGCCTGTTTTGTTTCTTCCGGCTCATAAGGGAAGGGTTCGGCAATATAGAGCATGGCAGCTTTTTCGAAATTTCCCTCTACAATGGTTTTCCCTACCAGATGTGTAACAGGGCGTACAGAGCCAAAACGCTGGATTCCGAAGAAGTTGGGGACGCCTCCCTGAGCTACGATCTCGTTTGTAGTCTTTTCTAACAGTTTGCCTGCTTCCTCAGTCGAACGGGCTATGTTCCGTATAGTAATTATGAAATCATTTCCCCAAAGGTCTCCTAATTCTACGGGTTTACGGGAGCGTCCAAGGACTTTCAGCTCTATGTCTTTTAAATGGACTTTTTCAATTTCGGAGGCATCAATATCAAAAATGCTGATTTTCTGAGTGGTAAGTGCACGTTTATCCTTTGTGCCTGCAACACTGATCCTTTTCTGGCTTATCTTAAGAATTTTCGCAAGGGTCCGGGTAAAATGGTGGGTGTCCCAATCTCGTTTTACAAGCTCAAGGATAAGATATTTTCCTTCCTGTCCTTCTTCCCGATTCGTAATCTCTTTAACAATAAAATCTTCCACTTCCTGGCGGAGCTGTCCCCCAAGACCGTCGGTATCTGTGGAGTAAAGGTTTACTCCGATCTGTTTTTCAATTTCCGGCACTTGCATGATTAAAAAGCTCTCCTTTATGTATCTGATGAAGTTATAAAGGCCACCTTGGGTCGATATCAATAACCTTTACTACACTCGTGTTTACGAAAGTCCAGCTCCTGTATGCTTCATCTCCTTCATTTTCCTTACTTCTCACCTGGGCTGTTTTCCCGGGAAGTCCGCCTGCATAAAGGCTTGATGTTGGGTCAAGCATCAGCCAGGAGCCGTATTCGTCGGCAAGATAATTCACATCGACATCTCCATAATAAGCTCTGATTCCTTCTACTGAGGCCTCTGTTTCATTGGTTCCATTACCTATATAAACAG
The Methanosarcina thermophila TM-1 genome window above contains:
- a CDS encoding PQQ-binding-like beta-propeller repeat protein, yielding MGRNLLYLTLLLFVFLFASVSVASAADIVLDTEHHHLGDNFKEELNPGDPEGLVYTATFTLDPSVDIESAELTMTGKSIVPGPTKEFLDKVYLNEIEIGTLNDYVPAETPDSTSVSIKIPVHHSLFDSGTNIIKISAGSNANRSNYDDFEFYNLSLHLSEVEPVTLAPPLEVAWTYKFPWRLIHGAPEFEILAADGVLYICQGYSETSVTAINAETGELLWDKNLTEQGHLGYKDGVLIVLSYPTVDALNAKNGELLWSRGYQGGWPDIPLIFGDTLFVSEYGSRYVTAIDIGSSALKWDYEINLTGSRNTGSYYLSGLQTNGNVLALRYNIYDIPYEHGLIALDIDTGKEVWRYTDLREHSPDPLFYKDLIYIGGEEIVALSAKSGEEVWKTDTNG
- a CDS encoding PQQ-binding-like beta-propeller repeat protein, with protein sequence MNTGEILEEFPSSERYFSSSAVTDEYVYSTSGCKIRVFDPVTGEPVWSSSRIKGAALSEPTLYKDKLYLVSSDGVLYAFEQGEGGLFFTRGLEDSAILYLPPVATAGMLFLLPFLLRKNENKTLVLGYWLIALVGVLLLSFIAIQPYFIAWDIFGMLTFLVLCALGVILLFGIIFLVFGLLKRRK
- the truD gene encoding tRNA pseudouridine(13) synthase TruD, with the translated sequence MQVPEIEKQIGVNLYSTDTDGLGGQLRQEVEDFIVKEITNREEGQEGKYLILELVKRDWDTHHFTRTLAKILKISQKRISVAGTKDKRALTTQKISIFDIDASEIEKVHLKDIELKVLGRSRKPVELGDLWGNDFIITIRNIARSTEEAGKLLEKTTNEIVAQGGVPNFFGIQRFGSVRPVTHLVGKTIVEGNFEKAAMLYIAEPFPYEPEETKQARQFVKETRNFKEGLKIYPLRLGHERAMMNHLIANPDDFAGAFLVLPKNLYRIFVHGYQSYIYNTILCRRIEKGLPLNQAVEGDIVCFKNELGLPDSSKTEKVTAETVNAMNNLIKRKRAFITAPLPGYDTEFASGVPGEIEQVVLEELKVPLQGFNIEEIPEMSSKGARREILLQVEPKFEVNEDELNPGKSKAVLEFMLPKGSYATTVLREYMKVDPLQMS